The Equus caballus isolate H_3958 breed thoroughbred chromosome 22, TB-T2T, whole genome shotgun sequence genome window below encodes:
- the GDF5 gene encoding growth/differentiation factor 5 precursor, translated as MRLPKLLTFLLWHLAWLDLEFICTVLGAPDLGQRPQGARPGLAKAEAKERPPLARNIFRPGGHSYGGGATSARAKGGTGQTGGPTQPKKDEPKKLPPRPGGSEPKPGHPPQTRQAATRTVTPKGQLPGGKAPPKAGSVPSPFLLKKAREPGPPREPKEPFRPPPITPHEYMLSLYRTLSDADRKGGNSSVKLEAGLANTITSFIDKGQDDRGPVVRKQRYVFDISALEKDGLLGAELRILRKKSSDTAKPGAPSSRRAAQLKLSSCPSGRQPAALLDVRSVPGLDGSGWEVFDIWKLFRNFKNSAQLCLELEAWERGRAVDLRGLGFDRTARQVHEKALFLVFGRTKKRDLFFNEIKARSGQDDKTVYEYLFSQRRKRRAPLATRQGKRPTKNPKARCSRKALHVNFKDMGWDDWIIAPLEYEAFHCEGLCEFPLRSHLEPTNHAVIQTLMNSMDPESTPPTCCVPTRLSPISILFIDSANNVVYKQYEDMVVESCGCR; from the exons ATGAGACTCCCCAAACTCCTCACTTTCTTGCTTTGGCACCTGGCTTGGCTGGACCTGGAATTCATCTGCACTGTGTTGGGTGCCCCTGACTTGGGCCAGAGACCCCAAGGGGCTAGGCCAGGATTGGCCAAAGCAGAAGCCAAGGAGAGGCCCCCTCTGGCCCGGAACATCTTCAGGCCAGGGGGTCACAGCTATGGTGGAGGAGCCACCAGTGCCAGGGCAAAGGGGGGCACCGGGCAGACAGGAGGGCCTACACAGCCCAAGAAGGATGAACCCAAAAAGCTGCCCCCCAGACCGGGTGGCTCTGAACCCAAACCAGGACACCCTCCCCAGACAAGGCAGGCTGCAACAAGGACTGTGACCCCAAAAGGACAGCTTCCTGGGGGTAAGGCACCCCCAAAGGCAGGAtctgtccccagccccttcctgctGAAGAAGGCCAGAGAGCCTGGGCCCCCTCGAGAGCCCAAGGAGCCGTTCCGCCCGCCCCCCATCACGCCCCATGAGTACATGCTCTCGCTGTACAGGACGCTGTCCGATGCTGACAGAAAGGGAGGCAACAGCAGCGTGAAGTTGGAGGCTGGCCTGGCCAACACCATCACCAGCTTTATTGACAAAGGGCAag ATGACCGAGGTCCTGTGGTCAGGAAGCAGAGGTACGTGTTTGACATTAGTGCCCTGGAGAAGGATGGGCTGCTAGGGGCCGAGCTACGGATCTTACGGAAGAAGTCCTCGGACACAGCCAAGCCTGGGGCCCCCAGCAGCAGGCGGGCTGCCCAGCTGAAGTTGTCCAGCTGCCCCAGCGGCCGGCAGCCGGCAGCCTTGCTGGATGTGCGCTCCGTGCCAGGCCTGGACGGATCTGGCTGGGAGGTGTTCGACATCTGGAAGCTCTTCCGAAACTTTAAGAACTCGGCCCAGCTGTGCCTGGAGCTGGAGGCCTGGGAACGGGGCCGGGCCGTGGACCTCCGTGGCCTGGGCTTCGACCGGACTGCCCGGCAGGTCCACGAGAAGGCCCTGTTCCTGGTGTTTGGCCGTACCAAGAAACGGGACCTGTTCTTTAATGAGATTAAGGCCCGCTCCGGCCAGGATGATAAGACCGTGTATGAGTACCTGTTCAGCCAGCGGCGAAAACGGCGGGCCCCGCTGGCCACGCGCCAGGGCAAGCGGCCCACCAAGAACCCCAAGGCCCGCTGCAGTCGGAAGGCACTGCATGTCAACTTCAAGGACATGGGCTGGGATGACTGGATCATCGCACCCCTTGAGTATGAGGCCTTCCATTGTGAGGGGCTATGTGAGTTCCCCTTGCGTTCCCACCTGGAGCCCACGAACCATGCAGTCATCCAGACCCTAATGAACTCCATGGACCCTGAGTCCACACCAcccacctgctgtgtgcccactCGACTGAGTCCCATCAGCATCCTCTTCATTGACTCTGCCAACAACGTGGTCTATAAGCAGTATGAGGACATGGTGGTGGAGTCTTGTGGCTGCAGGTAG